AGAGTGCTGAGTGTGCAATATGGCCCAGTTACATGGCTCACATCTCCTCTATATTTCATACAAAACCATCTTCTTATGTGGAATAACGCTGGAGTCATTCTTAGAGGGAAGCTAGCCTTCGATCCTGTAGTTTCTGAGAACAAAAATACTATTGGGTTCAGTGTGGTGTGAACCAGCAAATACTGTACAGCTTgcatatattaattattttataatatttaaaagCTTGTCAAACTGACATTTGGATGCTGTCAAACATAAAGACAAAGAtaccacaaacaaaaatatgcatCACTAATTTTCATAAAAGAAGGTCATTTTGGGGAAGAGATTATTTAATTGGGGAAATTTTTAAAGAAATCTCGATTActaataaaatctaaaatacaGTACAGATTAAAGAGAGGTTGTGACTGAGATTAGTGGTCTTTCTTTCACATCATTATCCAGTAGTTCTGACTATATTAAAGAGCTCTTAGGAACTTTAGTGAAACTCTGgcagtttattttctcatttaggACTTGTGCTGATCAACACTTACAGATGGAGGGCATTCTCTctaaatgtttgtgtttatctgCCTCTTTATGAAGGAATATTTCTCTAACAAGCCTTACCCCAGGGGGCTTGTTGGATACTGTGCGGGTCATGAAAAGGAATTAGCATTTAAGTGGCACACTTCTATTGTTCAGTGAGACTTTTCTCAATGGACAGAGTGTGGGAAAGCTCAGGAGAGCAGAGTCACACTTCCAGCAGCATTAACAGCCTCAATCCCACCAGCAGCTGTACACAGAGGATGAAAGCAAAGCTGCTCTTTAATGTGGACAAATCAGGTTTAAATCCCACTCTCAGCAGCTATGTGATGGACATTCATTAATACTGTATGCACAAGTGAAACCCTACACAGAATTTCACCTGGTACAATTctgtaaaaataagtaatttCTCTGCATAATACTATTTCAGTAATTTAGGAATGTATAACTGAGCCAGTCAGCTTGTGTGTAGAACCTGATGGTGAAGCTGTAAGGTTGAGAGGTTATATATGTGTCAGTCCCACACGTGCACTTTATAATGACGAGCGTgtctcagtctctgtctctgttcccAACATCAGGCAGCAGAGCTGCTCTCTTTACAGGGTCAGCCCTTTCCCAgattcacacagtgctctgtgagtctctctccatcaccctcccctccacctgtTCCCCAGAGACGTGCTCATTGTGCCCCTGCAGTCAGCACTTCATTCAGCATGTGGCAGCTCTGCATTCCTCATTGTCCTCCTCAGCTCTGCCATTGGCTGCACACTGTGAGAACCTCCAAACACACCCAGACCCACACATTCATATGGAGATTACACACTATAAATAGGAGAGAGGGGTCCAGCACATCTCAGAACGCCTCTACACCGAGATACAACCATGGCACCTACAGTCACTGCAGCAACCAGCTACTCCAATGAGCACCTGAGTCTGACTCACAAGGTAAATACAGGACATTATCATTCATAAACTCACTTTAAATTGCCTAATGTTTGTGTCAATATGCAGTCATGAATGTCTTATACAAGAGTGAGATTGTTAACATTATTCCTGTTTTCCTCTTGCAGCTGAGAAAGCCAGTGGTGGAAAAGATGCGCAGAGACCGAATCAACAGCAGCATCGAGCAGCTCAAGTCTCTCCTGGGCCCAGAGTTCCACAGCCAGGACTCCAGCTCCAAGCAGGAGAAAGCTGACATCCTGGATATGACAGTTTGCTTCCTGAGACGGCAGCACCAGTCAGCTAACAGCACATCCTGCTCTTCAGCTGTCAGTGAGGGCTACTCCAGGTGTGCGCAAGAGATCGTCAGCTTCCTGTCCCGCTATGAAGTAAAGACACCGTCCCAGAGAAGACTGCTGAGCCATTTCCAAAAGCCGCAGCCTTCCTCTGACAAGAGCAAGATTGAGTTTGCACTGCCTCAGCTGAGCTCTCCAGcccacaacagcagcagcaaagaGGAGACTGCAGCCAGCAGCGCCCTCTGGAGGCCCTGGTAGAGTCCTGCAGACTGCCTCACAATCACACCAACAGAATTCAACATGTCTGTTGTACAAGGACATGGACAGCGATTCTCAGGATGTAGGAAGTGTTCTTCCTCTTCTGCATGTGCAGGAGGTTTAATGCTCTGCTTTCACTAAGAGAAAGCCTGAAAATACTTCATGACTCTTGccaatatttggtgaaaattaaTTACTCAAATGAGAAAGAATAATTTCAAGGAAAGTATCAATGCCTCTCCAGTTATTTGATGATGACTGAATTATATTGTGTCTTCTGTTGAGACTCCATTTGTAAATGAGATGCACTCTTTACCCAGACTGGGTATGATCTTGTTATTGATGTTGATTGCATTGGGGGAAACATTCTTCCATATAGGCAattatgtaggctattatgttcTCTCTAGaggtatgcattgtactgcatATGGGAAGAAATATCTTCTGTGAAGGTCATATGTGACATTGAAGCAAAACAAATGCTTCATGTAAAATCAAAATTCCATATTTGGAGTTTGTGCACAGGCATAAATGCCTGTCAGATTCCCCTGAAGAAAGTTCATGGGaatatttggtgaaatatcTATAGCTAGTTCATGCCTAACAAGATTAATTCAATAGAAAACTTCCATATGTCTGGTCATTTAATGATGACTGAACAATATTGTGTCTTCTGTTGAGACTGTATGTGAATGAGATGCACTCTTTACCCAAACTGGGTATCATCTTTAAGTGTTGATGTTATTTGCATCTGGAGAAAAATGCCTCTGTGAAAGCAGTTATATTGGCGATTGTGTATTTCTATGTATGCGTTGTATtgcatatgaaaaaaaaaaacttctgtgAAGGCAAAATTTTATCTTGTAGCATAAGAAATGCTTTATGTTAAATATGAATTCCACATCTGGAGTTTTTGTACTGTCAGAAATTCCTCtctaaaaatctaaaaatgaaTACTCATTACTGAGTGAGAATTGTTAAAGTGTTGAAACTTTGCATCCTCTCTTGTCTTTTCTAAAGACGATTGTAAAATGTACAGCTCCACCGTGGGCTACCTTgtgtcttgaagatgtcttcAAACTGACAGTGATGTGTTTCACTCTAAGAGTGATtattatgaatgaataaattctgtgaaaatgtatcTATTGGTTCTTTGCATCATTTACGACAGAAACTcaacaaaaaagtaatgaatGTGTCAATCAGCATAACACCATTTCTGAGTTATTCATAGGTAGAGCATCAACATTGGacagaaataataatgataatatttacTGCTATATAATCTGATCCAATTCTGCTTAAATGTATTTGCTTCAGGTGTATCACATCCCGAGTGTGTCTGACTATAGCGTGACAAGTgtgttgtcgaggacccggctctaggcccccctgatgagagattgacgggggatgggttcagaaggaatgcattgttaacccctcgcacacaccatcgaggtggtagtaagaacgcccgtaagaagaaaaatatgtggttcacagataatgagcagccatacttgtcagtagaggagtctgaagtcagaggacttagatttagggttttaaagagcaaggttaaagttctgactgagaataccccaaccctac
Above is a genomic segment from Conger conger chromosome 10, fConCon1.1, whole genome shotgun sequence containing:
- the LOC133139257 gene encoding transcription factor HES-5-like, which encodes MAPTVTAATSYSNEHLSLTHKLRKPVVEKMRRDRINSSIEQLKSLLGPEFHSQDSSSKQEKADILDMTVCFLRRQHQSANSTSCSSAVSEGYSRCAQEIVSFLSRYEVKTPSQRRLLSHFQKPQPSSDKSKIEFALPQLSSPAHNSSSKEETAASSALWRPW